The following coding sequences lie in one Erwinia amylovora genomic window:
- a CDS encoding cupin domain-containing protein, which translates to MEYQLDLNWPDFIKRYWQKRPVVLKRGFKHFVDPISPDELAGLAMENEVDSRLVSHQDGKWQVGHGPFESYDHLGENNWSLLVQAVNHWHEPSAALMNPFRAIPDWRVDDLMISFSVPGGGVGPHFDQYDVFIIQGTGRRRWRVGEKLEMKQHCPHPDLLQVEPFDAIIDEEMEPGDILYIPPGFPHEGYSLENAINYSVGFRAPSGRELISGFADYVLARELGSHRFSDPDVQMRENNAEILPAELDGIRSMMLDVINQPQHFNQWFGEFISQSRHELDVAPPEPPYLPDEVYDALQQGSQLSRLGGLRVVSVGETIFINGESVESPHRSALTLLANQLTLGQEQLGDALEDPSFLAQLTALVNNGYWYFTDDE; encoded by the coding sequence ATGGAATATCAGCTTGATCTCAACTGGCCCGACTTTATTAAACGCTACTGGCAGAAACGCCCGGTGGTGCTTAAACGCGGCTTTAAACACTTTGTCGATCCCATTTCTCCTGATGAACTGGCTGGACTGGCGATGGAAAACGAAGTGGACAGTCGCCTGGTCAGCCACCAGGATGGAAAATGGCAGGTCGGACACGGACCGTTTGAGAGCTATGATCATCTTGGAGAAAATAACTGGTCGCTGCTGGTACAGGCGGTTAATCACTGGCATGAGCCTTCTGCCGCGCTGATGAATCCGTTCCGCGCCATTCCGGACTGGCGCGTGGACGACCTGATGATCTCCTTTTCGGTTCCCGGCGGCGGCGTGGGGCCTCACTTTGATCAGTATGATGTGTTTATCATTCAGGGCACCGGTCGCCGTCGCTGGCGAGTAGGTGAAAAACTTGAGATGAAACAGCACTGTCCACATCCGGATCTGCTACAGGTTGAGCCTTTTGATGCCATTATCGACGAAGAGATGGAACCAGGCGACATTCTCTATATTCCGCCAGGCTTCCCTCATGAAGGCTATTCGCTGGAAAACGCCATCAACTATTCGGTGGGCTTCCGTGCGCCAAGCGGGCGCGAATTAATCAGTGGTTTTGCCGACTATGTGCTGGCACGCGAACTGGGTAGCCATCGTTTCAGCGATCCAGACGTGCAAATGCGTGAAAATAATGCAGAGATCCTCCCCGCCGAGCTGGACGGCATCCGCAGTATGATGCTGGATGTCATTAATCAGCCGCAGCATTTCAACCAGTGGTTTGGCGAGTTTATTTCGCAATCGCGACACGAGCTGGATGTCGCTCCGCCTGAGCCCCCATATCTGCCGGATGAAGTTTATGATGCGTTACAGCAAGGTAGTCAACTTTCACGTCTGGGCGGGCTGCGTGTGGTATCTGTCGGTGAGACGATATTTATCAACGGGGAAAGTGTGGAATCGCCCCATCGCTCTGCTCTGACGTTACTGGCTAACCAGCTGACGCTGGGTCAGGAACAACTGGGTGATGCACTTGAAGACCCCTCGTTCCTTGCACAGCTGACGGCGCTGGTGAACAACGGCTACTGGTATTTTACCGACGATGAATAA
- a CDS encoding benzoate/H(+) symporter BenE family transporter, whose protein sequence is MRSSQALSRPTLPALVAGFVAVLVSYTSSAAIIFQAAEAAGASAGQIGGWITVLGLAMGVTTLALSLWYRTPVLTAWSTPGAALLVTSLPGTPLNEAIGVFVFASALILICGITGIFSRLMDAIPQAITSAMLAGILLHFGINAFAALQVNVALSGTMCLVWLLSRRWSPRYAIVLTLLAGLMVAAMQGNIHVNHTQNFAMPQFVAPHFSLSSLMGIGIPFFVVTMASQNAPGIAALKAHGYALPVSPLIAWTGLTALLLAPFGVFSVCIAAITAAICMGEDVHRDPQRRYWAAAAAGVFYLLAGIFGGAIVELFNALPLGLIHTIAGLALLGTLSASLQRALGDEKQRDAAAIAFLITASGVTLLGVASAFWGLVGGVLAHQVLNLTRR, encoded by the coding sequence ATGCGTTCATCCCAGGCTCTGAGCCGCCCCACTTTACCAGCGCTTGTCGCCGGGTTCGTTGCCGTGCTGGTTAGCTATACCAGCTCTGCAGCAATCATCTTTCAGGCGGCAGAAGCGGCTGGCGCCAGCGCCGGACAGATCGGGGGATGGATAACCGTACTCGGGCTGGCAATGGGCGTAACGACACTGGCGCTGTCACTGTGGTATCGCACGCCAGTACTCACCGCCTGGTCAACGCCCGGTGCTGCGCTACTGGTCACCAGTTTGCCGGGCACGCCGCTTAATGAAGCGATTGGTGTATTCGTCTTCGCCTCCGCCCTGATCCTGATTTGCGGGATAACCGGCATTTTTTCCCGCCTGATGGACGCTATCCCACAGGCCATTACCAGCGCGATGCTGGCCGGCATTCTGCTGCATTTCGGCATTAATGCTTTCGCTGCGCTGCAGGTTAACGTTGCCCTGAGCGGCACCATGTGTCTGGTTTGGCTGCTGTCACGCCGCTGGTCGCCGCGCTATGCCATCGTGTTGACGTTGCTGGCCGGCTTAATGGTGGCTGCCATGCAGGGCAATATTCATGTCAACCACACGCAAAATTTCGCCATGCCACAGTTTGTTGCACCGCACTTCAGCCTGTCCTCGTTGATGGGTATTGGCATCCCGTTTTTCGTGGTCACCATGGCATCCCAAAACGCGCCGGGGATTGCCGCGCTGAAGGCCCATGGCTATGCGCTACCGGTATCACCGCTTATTGCCTGGACCGGGCTGACTGCCCTGCTGCTGGCACCGTTCGGCGTGTTTAGCGTCTGTATCGCAGCAATCACCGCAGCCATTTGTATGGGGGAAGATGTGCACAGAGATCCCCAACGCCGATATTGGGCGGCAGCGGCGGCCGGGGTCTTTTATCTGCTGGCGGGAATATTTGGTGGTGCCATTGTCGAACTTTTTAATGCACTGCCGCTGGGGCTGATTCACACCATCGCCGGCCTGGCGCTGCTGGGCACGCTTTCCGCCAGCCTGCAACGCGCGCTGGGCGATGAAAAGCAGCGTGATGCCGCGGCAATCGCTTTTCTGATCACCGCCTCGGGCGTTACCCTGCTGGGGGTCGCTTCAGCATTTTGGGGATTGGTCGGCGGAGTGCTCGCCCACCAGGTCCTGAACCTGACCAGGCGCTAA
- the lolE gene encoding lipoprotein-releasing ABC transporter permease subunit LolE, translating into MAGPLSLLLGLRFSRGRRRGGMVSLISAISTLGIALGVAVLIIGLSAMNGFERELNHRILAVVPHGEIEPVNQPFTGWQAMLPKIAQVPGVAAAAPYINFTGLIESGSKLQAVQVKGIDPQRESRLSALPSYVQGHAWQNFAPGKQQIILGQGVAGSLKLKQGDWLTVMIPNSDAGHKLLQPKRVRLQVAGVLKLSGMLDHSLALVPLDDAQQLLGMGENVTGIAIKTNNPFDAAAVVRQAGEVTRSYVYIRSWISTYGYMYRDIQMIRTIMYLAMVLVIGVACFNIVSTLVMAVKDKSGDIAVLRTLGAKDGLIRAIFVWYGLLAGLLGSVSGVMVGVLAAVNLTPIMHAIEAVTGYQFLSGDIYFIDFLPSELHWRDVAAVLVTSLVLSLIASWYPARRASRIDPARVLSGQ; encoded by the coding sequence ATGGCGGGACCTCTTTCATTATTGCTTGGTTTGCGCTTCAGCCGGGGCCGGCGGCGCGGTGGCATGGTCTCGCTGATCTCGGCGATCTCAACTCTGGGTATTGCGCTGGGCGTTGCCGTATTAATCATTGGTCTTAGCGCAATGAACGGCTTTGAACGTGAACTCAATCACCGCATTCTGGCGGTGGTTCCGCATGGTGAAATCGAACCCGTTAACCAGCCGTTCACCGGCTGGCAGGCGATGTTACCAAAGATTGCACAGGTCCCCGGGGTGGCGGCGGCGGCACCCTATATCAATTTTACCGGGCTGATTGAAAGCGGCAGCAAGCTTCAGGCGGTTCAGGTAAAAGGGATCGATCCACAGCGGGAAAGCCGTCTGAGCGCGTTGCCATCTTACGTGCAGGGGCATGCCTGGCAAAATTTCGCGCCGGGTAAGCAGCAGATCATACTGGGACAAGGGGTGGCCGGCAGCCTGAAGCTAAAACAGGGCGACTGGCTGACCGTAATGATCCCCAACAGCGATGCTGGCCACAAACTGCTGCAGCCTAAGCGCGTGCGTTTGCAGGTAGCCGGTGTGCTTAAACTCAGCGGCATGCTCGATCACAGCCTGGCCCTGGTACCGCTCGATGATGCACAACAACTGCTGGGTATGGGGGAAAATGTTACGGGTATCGCCATCAAAACGAACAATCCGTTTGACGCGGCTGCCGTGGTGCGCCAGGCAGGGGAAGTGACGCGTTCCTACGTTTACATTCGTAGCTGGATTAGCACCTACGGATATATGTACCGCGACATACAGATGATCCGCACGATTATGTATCTGGCAATGGTGCTGGTGATCGGTGTCGCCTGCTTCAATATTGTTTCCACGCTGGTGATGGCGGTGAAAGACAAGAGCGGCGATATTGCGGTACTGCGCACTTTGGGTGCTAAAGATGGCCTTATTCGCGCCATTTTTGTCTGGTACGGGCTGCTGGCAGGACTGTTGGGCAGCGTAAGTGGCGTTATGGTTGGGGTGCTGGCTGCCGTTAATCTGACGCCAATCATGCACGCTATTGAAGCGGTAACCGGCTACCAGTTCCTCTCCGGCGATATCTATTTTATTGATTTTCTGCCCTCTGAACTGCACTGGCGTGATGTTGCTGCCGTACTGGTGACGTCGCTGGTGCTCAGCCTGATAGCCAGCTGGTACCCGGCTCGCCGCGCCAGCCGTATCGACCCGGCCAGGGTGCTTAGCGGCCAGTGA
- a CDS encoding GGDEF domain-containing protein — translation MPNNTYLLSRATLLFTLAMLLSSIGLESRHFASQSLFWPCNAVLLGLLVRFPSLDKLSHLLVLYLGMLFAELCFGDDIKVAIGLNAANIVFIATARWVLLTTHFRRTFTRRLQALLHLFPASLLGAAACAVVGAVVSQRYFEEDLFKAWSSWFSEQMSTSILLLPLMISLPRRQQLPQIAAALRDSSFLPLLTLVMTIVSAIWLGGGGSLLFPLPALLWCAISYPLFVTCFLTMLTGISEIILVAGNVLNIQGKGDLFRIDSLSSARLGVAAMLIGPLIVSLSTLSNKKLVARITRRADYDFLTGALTRSGLSAKLDSLVGGRNRQQGFVGAALVIDIDRFKDINDTWGHAAGDYVLAKTAECLRDGLSPSTLICRMGGEEFLILIQGITQARSSLLANRLRQSVENNEITFNGNDLSVTVSIGISSLNISNVNSLDESIKRADEQLYIAKSCGRNQVRPEFML, via the coding sequence ATGCCAAACAATACTTATCTCCTTAGTCGGGCCACCCTGTTATTTACCCTTGCCATGCTGCTGTCGAGTATTGGCCTCGAGTCACGTCATTTTGCCTCGCAGTCACTATTCTGGCCCTGTAATGCCGTGCTTCTGGGATTGCTGGTTCGCTTTCCGTCACTGGACAAATTGAGCCACCTGCTGGTGCTCTATTTGGGCATGTTGTTCGCCGAACTCTGCTTTGGCGACGACATAAAGGTAGCCATTGGGTTGAATGCCGCCAACATTGTGTTTATTGCCACCGCGCGCTGGGTGCTGCTTACCACGCATTTCAGGCGCACTTTTACCCGTCGTTTACAGGCTTTGTTGCACCTGTTTCCGGCATCACTGCTCGGAGCGGCGGCGTGTGCTGTGGTTGGAGCCGTCGTTAGCCAGCGCTACTTTGAAGAGGATCTGTTTAAAGCCTGGTCCTCGTGGTTTTCCGAACAGATGTCGACCTCAATTTTGCTGTTGCCGCTGATGATCAGCCTGCCGCGCCGTCAGCAACTGCCGCAGATTGCCGCAGCGCTGCGAGACAGCAGCTTTTTGCCACTGCTGACGCTGGTCATGACGATCGTCAGCGCGATTTGGCTGGGTGGGGGTGGCAGTTTGCTATTCCCCCTGCCGGCATTATTGTGGTGCGCCATCAGCTATCCGCTCTTTGTCACCTGTTTTCTGACCATGCTGACCGGGATTAGCGAAATTATATTGGTGGCCGGCAACGTATTGAATATTCAGGGTAAGGGTGATCTGTTTCGCATAGACAGCTTGTCCTCTGCACGCCTCGGCGTGGCGGCCATGCTGATCGGCCCGCTGATTGTCAGCCTGAGTACGCTTTCAAATAAAAAGCTGGTGGCACGCATTACCCGGCGTGCTGATTATGACTTTTTAACCGGCGCGCTGACACGCAGCGGTCTTTCCGCAAAACTGGATTCGCTGGTTGGCGGGCGCAACCGGCAACAGGGATTTGTCGGCGCAGCGTTAGTGATCGATATCGACCGCTTTAAGGATATCAATGACACATGGGGCCATGCTGCGGGAGACTACGTACTGGCTAAAACCGCTGAGTGTTTGCGCGATGGATTATCACCTTCGACGCTGATTTGTCGTATGGGTGGGGAAGAGTTTTTGATTTTGATCCAAGGGATCACACAGGCTCGCTCGTCACTGTTAGCCAATCGTCTGCGTCAAAGCGTTGAAAACAATGAGATTACTTTTAATGGTAACGATTTGAGTGTGACGGTCAGTATTGGCATCAGCTCACTTAACATTAGCAACGTGAATAGCCTCGACGAGTCGATTAAACGCGCCGACGAACAGCTCTATATTGCTAAAAGCTGCGGGCGTAACCAGGTACGACCCGAATTTATGTTGTAA
- a CDS encoding helix-turn-helix domain-containing protein, giving the protein MDRLQHHLAQTLKAQRATRGWSLAQAAQITGVSKAMLGQIERAESSPTIATLWKIASGFNLPFSAFIAADIADHGATRSQRLLQGYRQPNHGMQIVPLFPYDAETGFEMLVVEMAPGALSESSAHEQGVVEHAIVIAGQLEIAVDGRRQRLKEGEALRFHADQAHSYCNPGEKLLCFHNIIHYPRR; this is encoded by the coding sequence GTGGACAGGCTGCAACATCATCTGGCGCAAACCCTGAAGGCGCAGCGTGCTACGCGCGGCTGGAGCCTGGCTCAGGCGGCGCAGATTACCGGGGTGAGTAAGGCCATGCTCGGGCAAATTGAACGCGCGGAGTCAAGTCCGACCATCGCAACGCTGTGGAAGATCGCCAGCGGTTTTAATCTGCCATTTTCCGCATTTATCGCTGCGGACATCGCCGATCATGGCGCCACGCGCAGTCAACGTCTGTTACAGGGATATCGTCAGCCGAATCACGGTATGCAGATTGTGCCGTTATTCCCCTACGACGCAGAGACAGGCTTTGAAATGCTGGTCGTCGAGATGGCGCCGGGAGCGCTTAGCGAATCCAGCGCGCATGAGCAGGGCGTGGTTGAGCATGCAATCGTCATCGCCGGGCAGCTGGAGATAGCGGTTGATGGCCGCCGACAGCGGCTTAAAGAAGGCGAGGCGCTGCGTTTTCACGCGGACCAAGCGCACAGCTATTGCAATCCGGGTGAAAAGTTACTCTGTTTTCACAATATCATTCATTACCCGCGTCGGTAA
- the phoP gene encoding two-component system response regulator PhoP: MRVLVVEDNPLLRHHLAVQLREMGHQVDAAEDAKEADYFLNEHTPDITLVDLGLPDEDGMALIRRWRTQEVRQPILVLTARDGWQAKVEALEAGADDYVTKPFHIEEVVARLQALMRRNCGLASQIITLQPFQVDLSRRELTINDRQIKLTAFEYTIIETLIRNAGKVVSKDSLMLQLYPDAELRESHTIDVLMGRLRKKIQAEHAQEVITTVRGQGYRFDL, encoded by the coding sequence ATGCGTGTGTTAGTTGTGGAAGATAATCCACTGCTGCGTCATCATTTGGCGGTGCAGCTGCGTGAGATGGGTCACCAGGTCGATGCCGCTGAAGATGCGAAAGAGGCTGACTACTTCCTGAACGAACACACCCCGGACATTACGCTGGTCGATCTTGGTCTGCCAGATGAAGACGGAATGGCGCTGATCCGCCGCTGGCGTACTCAGGAAGTGCGTCAGCCAATTCTGGTCTTAACCGCTCGTGACGGTTGGCAAGCCAAAGTTGAAGCGCTGGAAGCCGGTGCCGATGACTACGTCACAAAACCATTTCATATTGAAGAGGTAGTTGCGCGTTTGCAGGCGCTGATGCGACGCAACTGCGGTCTGGCCTCACAAATTATTACGCTACAGCCTTTTCAGGTTGACCTCTCGCGCCGTGAATTAACCATCAACGACCGCCAGATCAAACTCACTGCTTTTGAATACACCATTATTGAAACCTTGATCCGTAATGCTGGCAAAGTCGTCAGCAAGGATTCGCTAATGCTGCAACTCTATCCCGATGCTGAACTGCGCGAAAGCCATACCATCGATGTATTGATGGGGCGTCTGCGCAAAAAGATTCAGGCAGAACATGCACAGGAAGTGATCACTACGGTGCGCGGTCAGGGTTACCGCTTCGATCTCTGA
- the lolC gene encoding lipoprotein-releasing ABC transporter permease subunit LolC, producing MYQPVALFIGLRYMRGRGSDRFGRFVSWLSAIGITLGVMALVTVLSVMNGLEHQLEKNTLGLMPQALVTSDSGSINPRQTPADSLHLSGVSRITPLTTGEVVMQSAGSVGVGVMLGIDPDEADPLTPFLINVKQQQLRSGQYNVIVGEQLAGQLGLKTGEQVRMMVPSASQFTPMGRIPSQRLFTVIGTFSANSDVDGYQVLVNQQDASRLMRYPAGNITGWRLWLDKPLQVDSTSQQALPESLVWKDWRERKGELFQAVKMEKNMMGLLLSLIVAVAAFNIVTSLGLLIMEKQGEVAILQTQGLTRRQIVALFMVQGATSGVVGSLLGALLGVLLASQLDNLMPVIGTFLEEGALPVEISLTQVATITVTAIIVALLSTLYPSWRAAAVQPAEALRYE from the coding sequence ATGTATCAACCTGTCGCCTTATTTATTGGCTTGCGCTACATGCGCGGGCGTGGCTCAGACCGCTTCGGGCGGTTTGTCTCCTGGCTTTCGGCCATCGGTATTACGCTGGGCGTGATGGCACTGGTCACCGTGTTGTCGGTGATGAATGGGCTGGAACACCAACTGGAAAAAAATACGCTTGGGTTGATGCCTCAGGCATTGGTGACCAGCGATTCAGGTTCCATTAACCCCCGGCAGACGCCGGCCGACAGCCTGCATCTGTCCGGAGTGAGTCGCATCACGCCGCTGACTACCGGTGAAGTGGTAATGCAGAGTGCTGGCAGCGTTGGCGTTGGCGTCATGCTGGGGATCGATCCTGATGAAGCCGATCCGCTGACACCGTTTTTGATTAACGTGAAGCAGCAGCAGCTGCGGTCCGGCCAGTATAATGTGATTGTCGGCGAGCAGTTGGCAGGCCAGCTCGGGCTGAAGACGGGTGAACAGGTGCGCATGATGGTGCCCTCAGCCAGCCAGTTTACGCCGATGGGGCGCATCCCAAGCCAGCGCCTGTTTACCGTGATCGGAACTTTCTCCGCTAACAGCGATGTCGACGGTTATCAGGTTCTGGTTAACCAGCAGGATGCCTCTCGCCTGATGCGCTACCCGGCAGGTAATATTACCGGCTGGCGTCTGTGGCTGGATAAACCGTTGCAGGTCGACAGCACCAGCCAGCAAGCCTTACCTGAATCGCTGGTGTGGAAAGACTGGCGTGAGCGTAAAGGCGAACTGTTCCAGGCGGTTAAAATGGAAAAAAATATGATGGGGCTGCTGCTCAGCCTGATCGTTGCCGTGGCTGCTTTCAATATTGTGACCTCACTGGGGCTGCTGATCATGGAGAAGCAGGGGGAAGTGGCTATTCTGCAAACCCAGGGGCTGACGCGTCGGCAGATTGTCGCGCTATTTATGGTGCAGGGGGCAACGTCCGGCGTCGTCGGTTCGCTGCTTGGCGCACTGCTGGGCGTGCTGCTGGCCAGCCAGCTCGATAATTTAATGCCGGTGATTGGTACCTTCCTTGAAGAAGGCGCATTGCCTGTTGAGATTTCTCTGACACAGGTTGCAACGATCACCGTTACCGCTATCATCGTGGCACTGCTGTCAACGTTATACCCATCCTGGCGCGCGGCCGCCGTTCAACCCGCAGAGGCTTTACGTTATGAGTAA
- the phoQ gene encoding two-component system sensor histidine kinase PhoQ: MCNSRFRRIKPFSLRIRFLLATAAVVLTMSLSYGMVAVVGYVVSFDKNTYRVLRSESNLFFTLAKWQDEKLTIVQPERMTLNFPALVFIYDDSGKLLWQQRDVPNIRAKIQREWLKKSDFYEIDTSNHTSREVLGNDRDAQKKLTDYDDDGNDTFTHSVAVNRYDATLTLPKLTIVVVDSIPQELQHSDVVWSWFSYVLLVNLLLIIPLLWLAAHWSLRPIGTLAAQVRELEGGSRETLDPSPPQELKGLVRNLNLLLDNERQRYTRYRTTLSDLAHSLKTPLAVLQSTLRSLRGGRNLSIQQAEPIMLEQISRISQQIGYYLHRASMQADHHALKRDLHSVPALLDSLISALNKVYQRKGVVLTLDISPEVIFIGEQNDFMEVMGNVLDNACKYCLEFVEVSVQQSENTLRIIVEDDGPGIPENKRDLIFIRGQRADTMRPGQGLGLSLARDILEQYAGEISASTSTLGGARMEVIFQRQ, encoded by the coding sequence ATGTGTAATTCACGTTTTCGCCGTATAAAACCCTTTTCGTTACGCATCCGTTTCCTCCTTGCCACCGCCGCCGTTGTGTTGACTATGTCTCTCTCCTACGGCATGGTTGCCGTGGTCGGTTATGTGGTGAGTTTCGATAAAAACACCTACCGCGTGCTGCGCAGTGAAAGCAATCTGTTTTTCACCCTGGCTAAATGGCAGGATGAGAAGCTCACCATCGTGCAACCCGAGCGCATGACGCTTAATTTCCCAGCGCTGGTATTTATTTATGACGATAGCGGTAAACTGCTCTGGCAACAGCGGGATGTGCCGAATATCCGCGCAAAAATTCAGCGTGAATGGCTTAAAAAGTCTGATTTTTACGAAATTGACACCAGCAATCACACCAGCCGTGAAGTGCTGGGCAATGACCGTGATGCGCAGAAAAAGCTGACCGACTATGATGATGACGGCAATGACACTTTTACTCACTCGGTAGCGGTCAATCGTTATGACGCAACGCTTACTCTGCCAAAGCTCACCATCGTGGTCGTCGACTCCATTCCTCAGGAGTTGCAACATTCCGATGTCGTATGGTCATGGTTCAGCTACGTGCTGCTGGTCAATCTGCTGTTGATAATTCCCCTGTTGTGGCTTGCCGCGCACTGGAGCCTGCGCCCGATCGGTACGCTGGCTGCACAGGTACGCGAGCTGGAGGGCGGTAGCCGTGAAACGCTTGACCCGTCACCTCCGCAAGAACTGAAGGGACTGGTACGCAATTTGAACCTGCTGCTGGATAACGAGCGCCAGCGCTACACCCGCTACCGAACCACTTTGAGTGATTTGGCTCACAGCCTGAAAACGCCACTGGCGGTACTGCAAAGCACGCTTCGTTCATTACGCGGTGGGCGTAACCTTTCCATACAACAAGCTGAACCGATAATGCTGGAGCAAATTAGCCGTATTTCGCAACAGATAGGATATTATTTGCATCGCGCCAGCATGCAGGCCGATCACCATGCCCTGAAGCGCGACCTGCACTCGGTACCCGCCCTACTCGACAGCCTGATTTCGGCGCTGAATAAGGTTTATCAGCGTAAAGGCGTGGTTTTAACGCTGGATATTTCCCCGGAAGTGATCTTCATTGGTGAGCAAAATGATTTTATGGAAGTCATGGGCAACGTTCTGGATAACGCCTGTAAATACTGCCTGGAGTTTGTCGAGGTTAGCGTCCAGCAATCTGAAAACACCTTGCGCATCATCGTTGAAGATGACGGTCCCGGTATCCCGGAAAACAAGCGAGACCTGATATTTATCCGCGGCCAGCGCGCCGATACCATGCGCCCGGGTCAAGGTCTTGGGCTGTCGCTGGCACGGGATATCCTGGAGCAGTACGCCGGGGAGATCAGCGCCAGCACCAGCACGCTTGGCGGCGCACGAATGGAAGTCATTTTTCAGCGCCAGTAA
- the cobB gene encoding Sir2 family NAD+-dependent deacetylase, producing the protein MMRTPRRRLRLARYKKTRRQVHQRFRQRIFERDRNIEIARDRLPRVVVLTGAGISAESGIKTFRAADGLWEDHKVEDVATPEGFALNPQRVQDFYNQRRRQLQQPQVQPNAAHLALAELEAALGDHFLLVTQNIDNLHERAGNHNIIHMHGEILKVRCTNSGQTVPWKEDVKPDDRCHCCQFPSVLRPHIVWFGEMPLQMDEIGQAIAEADYFVAIGTSGHVYPAAGFVHEARLQGAHTIELNLEPSQLGSEFEQKHYGLASQVVPQWVHNVLKMIARPIAQNDGQPALAPGQVQDLVGEHSADQSPKC; encoded by the coding sequence ATGATGCGCACACCCCGTCGCCGCCTCAGGCTGGCACGTTACAAGAAGACCCGACGCCAGGTACACCAGCGTTTTCGTCAGCGCATTTTTGAACGCGACCGCAATATTGAGATTGCCCGCGACCGGCTGCCGCGGGTTGTCGTGCTCACCGGAGCGGGCATCTCTGCCGAGTCAGGGATAAAGACCTTTCGCGCCGCAGACGGATTATGGGAAGACCACAAGGTCGAAGATGTTGCCACGCCGGAAGGGTTCGCCCTGAACCCGCAGCGGGTTCAGGACTTTTATAATCAGCGCCGTCGTCAGCTCCAACAGCCGCAAGTTCAGCCGAATGCCGCGCATCTGGCGCTGGCGGAACTGGAAGCGGCGCTGGGCGACCATTTTCTGCTGGTAACCCAGAATATCGATAACCTGCATGAGCGGGCCGGCAACCACAATATTATCCATATGCATGGCGAAATACTGAAGGTACGCTGTACCAACAGTGGTCAGACCGTGCCCTGGAAAGAAGATGTTAAACCCGACGATCGCTGCCACTGCTGCCAGTTCCCGTCAGTACTGCGTCCGCATATCGTATGGTTTGGCGAAATGCCTTTGCAAATGGACGAAATAGGCCAGGCGATCGCTGAAGCGGATTATTTCGTCGCCATCGGCACCTCTGGCCACGTCTACCCGGCTGCCGGCTTTGTGCACGAGGCCCGTTTGCAGGGGGCGCACACCATCGAGCTTAATCTCGAACCGAGCCAGCTGGGTAGCGAGTTTGAACAAAAGCATTACGGGCTGGCGAGTCAGGTCGTGCCTCAGTGGGTTCACAATGTGCTGAAGATGATTGCCCGGCCGATCGCGCAGAACGACGGCCAACCCGCTTTAGCGCCTGGTCAGGTTCAGGACCTGGTGGGCGAGCACTCCGCCGACCAATCCCCAAAATGCTGA
- the lolD gene encoding lipoprotein-releasing ABC transporter ATP-binding protein LolD, which translates to MSNKILLQCDNLCKRYQEGSVQTEVLRNVSFDVQPGEMMAIVGSSGSGKSTLMHLLGGLDTPSSGDVLFDGNSLNAMSSAAKAALRNRELGFIYQFHHLLPDFSALENVAMPLLIAKTAREQAQERAAQMLKAVGLEHRAAHRPSELSGGERQRVAIARALVNNPRLVLADEPTGNLDARNADAIFDLLNELNQRQGTAFLVVTHDLHLAKRLPRQREMRDGQLSEPMILAGSF; encoded by the coding sequence ATGAGTAACAAGATCCTGTTGCAGTGCGACAACCTGTGCAAGCGCTATCAGGAAGGTAGCGTGCAGACCGAAGTTTTGCGCAATGTGAGTTTCGACGTACAGCCAGGTGAAATGATGGCCATTGTTGGCAGTTCCGGCTCAGGTAAGAGTACTCTGATGCATCTGCTGGGCGGCCTGGACACACCAAGCTCCGGCGATGTGCTGTTCGACGGTAACTCACTCAATGCGATGTCCTCTGCGGCGAAAGCCGCATTGCGCAACCGGGAGTTGGGCTTCATCTACCAGTTTCACCATCTGCTGCCAGATTTCAGCGCGCTGGAAAATGTGGCTATGCCGCTGCTGATCGCCAAAACCGCCAGGGAGCAGGCACAGGAACGGGCGGCACAAATGCTAAAAGCGGTTGGTCTTGAGCATCGTGCGGCACATCGCCCGTCCGAACTCTCCGGTGGCGAGCGCCAGCGCGTGGCGATTGCGCGTGCGCTGGTCAATAATCCGCGCCTGGTGCTGGCCGATGAGCCGACCGGCAATCTTGATGCACGCAACGCTGATGCCATCTTCGATCTGTTAAATGAATTGAACCAGCGGCAGGGCACCGCTTTTCTGGTGGTCACCCACGATCTGCATCTGGCCAAACGTCTGCCGCGTCAGAGGGAGATGCGTGACGGTCAGCTCAGTGAACCGATGATACTGGCAGGTAGCTTCTGA